TAATTACTAAAAAAGGATTATCTAATCTTCAAAAAGCTGAAAAAATTGCAGTTGATTTAAACAAGAAGATAAGAACTATCTTAGATGATAAAGAGTTTGAGTGTTTAATAAAAACATTAAATAAAATAAAAAACAATTTTTAAAGGTGATACATGAAAAAGTTTATATTAATTTTAATATTTCTTAATTTTGTGAATGCAAAAATAGTTGATAGGGTAGTTGCAGTTGTTAATGGAGAACCTATAACTTCATATGATATTACTAAAACATTTAAGTCTTTAAATATTTCCCCAAGAGAAGCATTAAATATCTTGATTGACCAAAAAATTATTGAAAATGAAATTAAAAGAAGAGGTATAGAGGTTGATGATTTCGATATAGAAAATGCAATTGAAAAAATTGCAAAACAAAATGGAATGAGTGTTTTTGAATTTAAAAATTATCTTAAAGAAAGAGGAGAATATAATAATTTTCTTAAAAATTTAAAAAAAGATATTCAAAAGCAAAAATTATTTGCTCAAATTGTTAATTCTAAATTAAAAGTATCCAATAAAGAATTAAAAAATTTTTATGACCAAAACAAAGAAAAATTTACTACATTTAAACAGATAGAAGTTATTGAATATATCTCACAAAATCCAGATGAATTAAAACATATTAAAAAAAATCCTTTATATAATTCTTCAAATATTAAAATAGAAAATAGAGTATTTAAATATAATCAAATTCCTTTAAATTTGATGTTTTTATTTAACTCTACAAAAGAGGGTGAATTTATGCCTATTATTAATAATGGAAATAGCTATGTAATGTTTTATATTAATAAAAAAGAGGGAAAAGTAATATTACCATTTGAACAAATAAAAAATATTATTGCAAATCAATTAATGCAACAAAAAAGAAATGCAATTTTAAAAGAATATTTTAATACTTTAAAAAATCAAGCAGATATTGAGATTTTCAAATAATTTTTTCTATTTCTTCTATTGGTAGAGGAAGGGAAATATAATAACCTTGAATATAATCAACATTTAATGATTTTAAGATTTTAAATGAATCTTTATCTTCAACAAATTCTGCAATAGTTTTTGCATTAAATTCTTTTGCAAGTATTACAATTGTTTTAATGATTTTTTGTGCATTAATATTTGATCTTACTTCTTTTACTATACTACTATCTATTTTTATATAATCAGGTGTGATATATGTTAAATAACTTAAATTACTATAATCACTTCCAAAATCATCAATAGATATTTTAATTCCTTTTTCTTTTAAAATTTTTAACTGATTTTGTAATTTTTGAATATTTTCTATTTGTTCGTTTTCTAAGATTTCAATAGATAAAAATGATAGTAAGTCTTTATATTTTTTTTCTTTTTCATCAAAAAGTGTAATAAACTTTTCATCAAAAAAATCTTTTGCAAAAAAGTTAACACTAATTTCAACTTTATATTTACTTATTGTTTTAAAAACTTTATCTAAAATAATAGAAGTAAAATCACGATATGTATTTGTATTTTTAATATTTTCTAAAAAAGTATTTGG
This Caminibacter mediatlanticus TB-2 DNA region includes the following protein-coding sequences:
- a CDS encoding peptidylprolyl isomerase produces the protein MKKFILILIFLNFVNAKIVDRVVAVVNGEPITSYDITKTFKSLNISPREALNILIDQKIIENEIKRRGIEVDDFDIENAIEKIAKQNGMSVFEFKNYLKERGEYNNFLKNLKKDIQKQKLFAQIVNSKLKVSNKELKNFYDQNKEKFTTFKQIEVIEYISQNPDELKHIKKNPLYNSSNIKIENRVFKYNQIPLNLMFLFNSTKEGEFMPIINNGNSYVMFYINKKEGKVILPFEQIKNIIANQLMQQKRNAILKEYFNTLKNQADIEIFK